Proteins encoded together in one Ignavibacteriales bacterium window:
- the ligA gene encoding NAD-dependent DNA ligase LigA, whose amino-acid sequence MTNLSPKIKNRVEKLRDEINRHDYLYYVIAEPVISDFDYDKLYSELLKLEKEYPELVTPDSPTQRVGGEPTKEFSNVTHSTPMLSLSNTYSEDDIRDFDRKVRELLPEQNIHYVCELKYDGVSLSLKYVNGSLISGATRGDGYQGDEITANVKTIRSIPLRISHDKSSKIDCDVRGEVIMNLKDFKRMNEEKELLGEKLFANPRNSVAGTLKLQDPKIVASRPLRFFGYALLSKNLPLKSHFENLKILREFGFLIDNHAKRFDNIEEVIQHWKEWEQKRETLPFDIDGIVVKVDSLEQQEILGTIAKSPRWAVACKFASRKAETKLKGIRLQVGRTGTITPVAELEPVLIGGTTVSRASLYNEDYIRNLDIHIGDAVVVERGGDVIPKVTSVLIEKRRHDSKKYSFPKNCPACGSNLVRAEEEANHYCDNSECPMQIRGRIEHWAARGAMDISGLGESVVDRLVSNKFVNNVADLYDLHKYKEQLIEIDRWGEKSVQKLLDGIERSKLRQYHYVIFSLGIRHVGATVAKVLADNFTSMDVLMNATALDLQAIHEIGPKITQSILRYFKDDRNIKIIEHLKKSGIKMRSEAGVAIGALAGKVFVLTGSLTSYGREQAKELIIGLGGRVSSTVSKNIDILVVGEDPGSKLEKAKELGIEIWNEEKFKSIIKANKR is encoded by the coding sequence GTGACAAATCTTTCTCCAAAAATCAAAAATAGAGTTGAAAAGTTAAGAGACGAAATCAACCGGCACGATTATCTTTATTACGTGATTGCCGAACCTGTTATCTCAGACTTTGATTATGATAAACTTTACTCGGAATTACTAAAGCTGGAAAAAGAATACCCCGAACTTGTTACCCCTGATTCACCGACTCAAAGGGTAGGGGGAGAGCCAACCAAGGAATTCTCTAATGTAACACATTCAACACCGATGTTGAGTTTATCCAATACTTATTCAGAAGATGATATCAGAGATTTTGATCGTAAAGTGAGAGAACTGTTGCCCGAACAAAATATTCATTATGTTTGTGAGCTGAAATACGATGGTGTTTCGCTTTCTCTAAAATATGTAAATGGCAGTTTGATTTCCGGAGCGACAAGGGGAGATGGTTATCAGGGAGATGAAATTACTGCAAATGTAAAAACCATTCGTTCAATTCCGCTTCGAATTAGTCATGACAAATCTTCCAAAATCGATTGTGATGTGCGCGGTGAAGTGATTATGAATTTGAAGGATTTCAAGCGGATGAACGAAGAAAAAGAATTGCTCGGAGAAAAATTATTCGCCAACCCGCGTAATTCTGTCGCCGGGACATTGAAGTTGCAGGATCCTAAGATTGTTGCTTCTCGTCCATTGAGGTTTTTCGGATATGCTCTGCTTTCAAAAAACCTGCCGCTAAAAAGTCATTTCGAGAATTTGAAAATTCTTCGGGAATTCGGATTTCTAATCGATAATCACGCCAAGCGGTTTGATAATATTGAAGAGGTAATCCAACACTGGAAGGAATGGGAGCAAAAGAGGGAGACGCTTCCATTCGATATCGATGGTATCGTTGTAAAAGTTGATTCTCTGGAACAACAGGAAATTCTTGGTACGATTGCTAAGAGTCCGAGATGGGCGGTGGCGTGTAAATTTGCCTCAAGGAAAGCTGAGACAAAACTAAAAGGTATTCGTTTACAGGTCGGCCGGACTGGGACCATCACTCCTGTAGCAGAGCTTGAACCCGTATTAATAGGAGGTACAACTGTAAGTCGTGCTTCTTTGTACAATGAAGATTATATCAGAAATCTTGATATTCACATCGGGGATGCTGTTGTGGTTGAACGTGGAGGTGACGTAATTCCAAAAGTAACATCGGTCCTTATCGAAAAGAGAAGACATGATTCCAAAAAATATTCGTTTCCAAAAAATTGTCCAGCTTGCGGATCAAATCTGGTGCGAGCAGAAGAAGAAGCAAATCATTATTGTGATAACAGCGAATGCCCGATGCAAATTCGAGGGCGCATTGAGCATTGGGCGGCTCGCGGTGCAATGGATATTTCAGGTCTTGGCGAATCGGTTGTTGATAGATTGGTATCGAATAAATTCGTCAACAACGTTGCCGATCTTTATGACCTTCACAAATATAAAGAACAGCTCATAGAGATTGATCGGTGGGGTGAAAAGAGCGTTCAAAAATTACTCGATGGAATTGAAAGGAGTAAACTGAGGCAATACCATTATGTTATATTCTCACTTGGCATCAGGCATGTTGGTGCCACAGTGGCTAAAGTTCTTGCAGATAATTTTACATCGATGGATGTGTTGATGAATGCGACAGCATTGGATTTGCAGGCAATTCATGAAATAGGTCCTAAAATCACTCAAAGCATCCTGAGATACTTTAAAGATGATAGGAATATTAAAATCATCGAACATTTAAAGAAATCAGGCATCAAAATGCGGAGTGAAGCTGGTGTAGCAATCGGTGCGCTGGCAGGGAAAGTGTTTGTTCTCACCGGATCGTTGACCTCATATGGGCGTGAGCAAGCAAAGGAATTAATAATAGGATTAGGTGGCAGGGTTTCCTCGACAGTTTCAAAAAATATTGATATATTAGTAGTAGGTGAAGATCCCGGTTCCAAACTTGAGAAAGCGAAAGAATTAGGGATCGAGATCTGGAACGAAGAAAAATTTAAATCGATAATTAAGGCTAATAAAAGGTGA
- a CDS encoding PAS domain S-box protein gives MIKLIQNLFIGIKVFFKSMGLVEQAQLVASTAVIVAMITLITVRIAVGVELSAVDLISVVTVGLFGYVSIFFALKYGRNLESQRREMIELNSIAEAVNYSVDINYVLQSSLIKVLQLMRADAGWIYIIENKTLMLKHHYGTTVPLFQTDINADQEYLGWIKTPGLYITLDENGNNIFDPKMFDEGIKLLISIPLLRQGVFAGALIIGRRDTHRAHFKNVALLQAFGNQISMALNNASLFEQVRQSEQLYADLYENSPDMYHSVDRDGIVISCNKTECLFLGKNKEDIIGKSLSSLYPPAQHAHIASNLKNIFDFGRELKGIEEQIVRSDGTFIDVSTNASIVYDVEGKPAVARMVLRDITQKKLMEEKILQAQKIDSIGNLAGGIAHDFNNILTAILGSASIMRRRVEENPRLLKYVDLIETTSRRGAAVTRQLLTFARKNNPNIVRTNVNSILDQTIKLFEVTTPKTIHIKHSLSHEPLFVEADEGQLQQAILNLCLNSRDAMPSGGIIVVSCSGIDIDEEKARQLTEGNIGSYVMISVADSGVGIPTSIINKIYEPFFTTKEQGKGTGLGLSVVYGVVKSHNGFVNVSSEVNSGTIFTIYLPRISDQKSRTDLPNNKLEMTGGTENILLVEDEVSVSEVGADILKELGYRIDRAQNGREAIDKIREKNGAYDLVILDMNMPRMGGKATFDQLKNEFPIIKILVCSGYSATMLEDGKFMELIDGFLQKPYTIDDMAYKVREVLNTPRKLGVKNEVSG, from the coding sequence ATGATTAAACTCATACAAAATTTATTTATCGGTATAAAAGTATTCTTTAAATCGATGGGGTTGGTTGAACAAGCCCAGCTTGTTGCCTCAACCGCTGTAATAGTTGCGATGATAACACTGATTACTGTTCGAATCGCGGTTGGTGTTGAGCTCAGCGCTGTTGATCTTATCAGCGTGGTAACTGTTGGATTATTCGGTTATGTGAGCATATTTTTTGCTCTTAAATATGGCAGAAATTTAGAATCACAACGCCGTGAGATGATAGAACTAAATTCAATAGCGGAAGCTGTAAATTATTCGGTCGATATTAATTATGTCTTACAGTCTTCGTTGATAAAAGTGCTTCAGTTGATGCGTGCTGATGCCGGTTGGATTTATATTATCGAAAATAAAACCCTGATGCTTAAACACCATTATGGTACTACGGTTCCACTTTTTCAAACTGATATAAACGCTGATCAGGAATACCTTGGGTGGATTAAAACTCCCGGACTCTATATCACTTTGGATGAAAATGGAAACAATATATTTGATCCGAAAATGTTTGATGAAGGGATTAAACTGCTGATATCGATACCGCTGTTGCGGCAGGGAGTTTTTGCCGGTGCTTTGATAATAGGCAGGCGCGATACTCATCGCGCCCATTTTAAAAATGTGGCACTCCTGCAAGCATTTGGCAATCAAATAAGCATGGCGCTGAATAATGCATCTCTCTTCGAGCAAGTTCGTCAATCGGAACAATTGTACGCCGATCTTTATGAAAACTCACCCGATATGTATCATAGCGTCGATCGGGATGGGATAGTGATAAGTTGTAACAAAACAGAATGCTTATTTTTAGGAAAGAATAAAGAAGATATCATAGGAAAATCTTTATCTTCGCTTTATCCACCTGCACAGCATGCACATATTGCGAGTAATCTTAAAAATATTTTTGATTTTGGAAGAGAATTAAAAGGAATCGAAGAACAAATTGTTCGGTCGGATGGTACCTTCATAGATGTCAGCACAAATGCTTCTATAGTTTATGATGTGGAGGGGAAACCTGCGGTTGCTCGAATGGTTTTACGCGATATTACACAGAAGAAATTGATGGAGGAGAAAATTCTTCAGGCACAGAAAATAGACAGTATCGGAAATCTTGCCGGTGGTATCGCTCATGATTTCAATAACATTTTAACAGCGATATTAGGTTCTGCCTCCATAATGCGCCGAAGAGTAGAGGAGAATCCTCGGCTGTTAAAATACGTAGATCTTATTGAAACAACATCACGGCGCGGAGCCGCGGTTACTCGCCAGTTGTTGACTTTTGCACGGAAAAATAATCCTAACATTGTCCGTACAAACGTGAATTCAATTCTTGATCAAACAATCAAATTGTTTGAAGTAACGACACCTAAAACTATTCACATCAAACACTCGCTTTCTCACGAGCCGCTTTTTGTTGAAGCAGATGAAGGACAGTTACAGCAGGCAATTCTGAATTTGTGTCTGAACTCTCGCGATGCCATGCCGAGCGGCGGGATTATAGTTGTGAGTTGTTCCGGGATCGACATCGATGAGGAAAAAGCCCGGCAATTGACTGAAGGGAATATCGGTTCATACGTAATGATATCTGTCGCAGATTCGGGCGTGGGTATTCCAACTTCAATCATCAATAAAATATATGAACCATTTTTTACAACCAAAGAGCAAGGTAAAGGAACCGGTCTCGGTTTATCTGTTGTGTACGGAGTTGTTAAAAGTCATAACGGATTTGTGAATGTAAGCAGCGAGGTGAACAGCGGAACAATATTTACAATATACTTGCCGCGTATTTCTGATCAAAAATCGAGAACTGACCTTCCAAACAACAAACTCGAGATGACGGGTGGAACGGAGAATATTCTCCTTGTCGAGGATGAAGTGTCTGTTAGCGAAGTCGGGGCTGATATTTTAAAAGAATTAGGATACAGAATTGATCGTGCCCAAAACGGCAGAGAAGCGATAGATAAAATCCGTGAAAAGAACGGCGCGTATGATCTTGTGATTCTCGATATGAATATGCCGCGCATGGGTGGCAAGGCAACTTTCGATCAATTGAAGAATGAATTCCCGATAATAAAAATCCTGGTTTGCAGCGGTTATAGCGCAACAATGTTGGAAGATGGAAAATTTATGGAGCTTATTGATGGATTTCTCCAAAAACCATACACGATAGACGATATGGCTTACAAAGTCAGGGAAGTTCTCAATACTCCTCGAAAATTGGGGGTCAAAAATGAAGTTAGCGGGTGA
- a CDS encoding DUF4115 domain-containing protein, translated as MKLAGEIFRKARESQNRTIDDVATALKINKQFLINIENDKIPSLPTTYVRAIIRDFAIELGIEPETILDELRKDPDAASALELDKLPRYTVISVSDRVAPSVHTELRKKKKTHQFQIIVVIAIFIFTGLALSIFFFREKKMPTVVQEISFNAMLRDKESKAARLNLKQDTSLAFQSKSGKMIADTITLEGVAAESVWVRVSSDGIHLSEAVIPAFARKRWVAEKEFLISIGNGAAMSFTLNGQRIGQLSATKRPLKNILLSRETIDKLKNINP; from the coding sequence ATGAAGTTAGCGGGTGAAATATTTCGGAAAGCGAGAGAAAGTCAAAATCGTACAATCGATGATGTAGCTACAGCATTAAAAATAAACAAACAATTTTTAATTAATATTGAGAATGATAAAATACCATCTCTGCCTACAACATACGTTCGTGCTATTATACGCGATTTTGCTATAGAACTCGGCATAGAACCTGAAACCATCCTTGACGAATTAAGAAAAGATCCTGATGCAGCATCAGCACTTGAGTTAGATAAATTACCACGGTACACGGTTATAAGCGTCTCCGACCGCGTTGCGCCATCGGTGCATACTGAATTACGGAAGAAAAAAAAGACACATCAATTTCAGATAATTGTAGTCATTGCCATCTTCATTTTCACAGGATTAGCTCTCTCGATATTCTTTTTCAGAGAAAAAAAAATGCCGACAGTTGTACAAGAGATATCTTTCAATGCAATGCTTCGCGATAAAGAATCGAAGGCAGCAAGATTGAATCTCAAACAAGATACATCACTCGCTTTTCAATCGAAATCAGGAAAGATGATTGCCGATACGATCACGCTTGAAGGCGTTGCCGCCGAAAGTGTATGGGTACGGGTTTCCTCCGATGGAATCCATCTTTCTGAGGCTGTCATACCTGCTTTTGCCCGAAAACGATGGGTAGCGGAAAAAGAATTTCTTATTTCAATCGGTAACGGCGCTGCGATGTCGTTCACTCTGAACGGTCAAAGAATCGGGCAACTTTCTGCAACTAAGCGCCCATTGAAAAATATTCTTCTTTCGCGAGAAACAATCGATAAACTTAAGAACATAAATCCATAA
- a CDS encoding STAS domain-containing protein, giving the protein MKFEITKDGKATILKLHGRKLDSTVAPELKAEFLILCKPKNSTKLIIDLKEVQFCDSSGLSALLIADRTMRQHGGTVHLVHVHDKVLDLMRITQLDRMFTINKKVDDALKA; this is encoded by the coding sequence ATGAAATTTGAAATTACTAAAGATGGTAAAGCAACAATTCTCAAACTGCATGGAAGAAAACTTGATTCCACAGTTGCACCGGAATTGAAAGCTGAATTCCTTATCCTTTGCAAACCGAAGAATTCGACAAAACTGATAATCGATTTGAAAGAGGTTCAGTTCTGCGACAGCAGCGGTTTGAGCGCACTTCTCATCGCTGATCGCACTATGCGCCAGCATGGCGGGACGGTGCATCTTGTTCATGTGCACGATAAAGTCTTGGATCTGATGCGGATTACTCAATTAGACAGGATGTTCACCATCAATAAAAAAGTTGATGATGCTCTTAAAGCATAA
- a CDS encoding response regulator — protein sequence MDSMTVLIVEGDKNLRSGMERILTNEGFKVYGVADGMVGLDFLRNHNYDLVLLDVYLPRLSGMQLLRYMKRYKLAKRVIILTATSEMKIGQEAVRIGADDILVKPFDLKSLLNCISRVLTPDNQKKVTAAYN from the coding sequence ATGGACAGTATGACAGTATTAATTGTTGAAGGAGATAAGAATTTAAGATCCGGAATGGAAAGAATTCTTACGAACGAAGGTTTCAAGGTTTATGGTGTTGCCGATGGAATGGTGGGATTGGATTTTTTGAGGAATCACAATTACGATCTCGTTTTATTGGATGTTTACTTGCCCCGGCTCAGCGGGATGCAACTGTTACGATACATGAAGCGGTACAAGCTGGCAAAACGAGTAATCATTCTTACCGCTACAAGCGAAATGAAGATCGGGCAGGAAGCTGTTCGAATCGGCGCAGACGATATATTGGTGAAACCGTTCGATCTGAAATCGCTTTTGAATTGTATTAGTAGGGTACTAACTCCGGATAATCAAAAAAAGGTTACCGCCGCATATAATTGA